A single genomic interval of Camelina sativa cultivar DH55 chromosome 11, Cs, whole genome shotgun sequence harbors:
- the LOC104724650 gene encoding uncharacterized protein LOC104724650, with protein MEVDDTVIVQPGKWILHNKRGWEFKMDTNLRGRCARLSSLRCLKDLVERIREMYGGVSSSCGVGLSYMFEDRLAQLNGFATAPIVIRDDREFRCFKSLSLADKTINLFVCFREMGGQISGSVVENVVGGEVSGLLQPSKSSAAVRTINLWMILFKIKCCFNSCKG; from the exons ATGGAAG TTGATGATACTGTTATCGTTCAACCTGGAAAGTGGATACTGCACAACAAACGTGGATGGGAATTCAAGATGGACACCAACTTACGGGGACGGTGTGCAAGATTGTCGTCGTTAAGATGTTTGAAGGATCTCGTTGAAAGGATTCGTGAGATGTACGGAGGTGTTAGCTCATCATGTGGTGTAGGCTTAAGCTATATGTTTGAAGACAGACTAGCTCAGCTGAATGGTTTTGCTACTGCACCAATAGTAATCAGGGACGACAGAGAGTTTAGGTGTTTCAAATCGCTTAGTCTGGCAGATAAAACCATAAatctatttgtttgtttcagagAAATGGGTGGACAGATTAGTGGTTCGGTTGTTGAGAATGTTGTGGGTGGTGAGGTTTCAGGGCTACTTCAACCTTCAAAATCAAGTGCTGCTGTACGGACCATCAACCTCTGGATGATACTATTCAAAATCAAGTGCTGCTTTAATTCCTGCAAGGGGTAG